Within the Polaribacter pectinis genome, the region TTTCACAAACTTAGTTCAGATGGAAATCAAACACTACGTATAGGTAGTCAATCGAGTCTATTTTTAGGTTCTTTAGATAATTTCATAATTTATGATAGAAGACTTTCAGACGCAGAAGTGAAAATTTTAAGTTTAGAAGAAAATTAAAAAAAACATTATGAAAAATTCAAACAAAATAAATTTTTGGAACTATTTAGTAATATTAATCTTGTTATTTTCATGTAGTAAAGACGAAGTGTTTAACAATAAAAAATAATTCTATAAAAATATATATTGATGGCCTCGAAATTACTAAAAGAGATGGTGCTAATTATCCAGATATTCAAAGCAGCTTTCCATTAACTTTAGGTGCTTTAGCAAACGATTATCCTGTAGCTAAATTTAATGGTGCTATGGATGACTTTCAAATATTTAATAGAGTATTAACGGATAGTGAGATTAAAGCTTTAAGTAAAGAAAGAGAATAGTACCTTAAAAAAACAGACAATTAATATATGAGGTGAACTCTAACAGTACTAATAGGATTTGTTTTGTTTGGTTGTAAACCTTTTAAATCAAATAAACCTCCAATAACTAAAAATCAAACTTTTGAAATCGATTTTAAT harbors:
- a CDS encoding LamG-like jellyroll fold domain-containing protein codes for the protein MTKRDGANYPDIQSSFPLTLGALANDYPVAKFNGAMDDFQIFNRVLTDSEIKALSKERE